Genomic DNA from Corynebacterium diphtheriae:
TAAGTAGCATATGATGTAGCGTTCCGTCGGAGAATAAGGAATTCTAGAGGGCATGATCAAACCACTTCTGCTCGCCATCGGCTGCGTCAGCGTAACACTCGGTGTTGCGGGAGTGATCTTGCCCTTGGTTCCCACCACGCCCTTCCTTCTTCTCGCGGGGATCTGCTTTGCCAAAAGCTCCGACCGCTTCCACACCTGGCTCATGGAGCACCACATACTAGGCCCCTATATTCATAATTGGCGCAACCGCCAGATGACGAGTAAGGATAAGGTACGCACCGTCGCGGCCATTTGGGTGAGCATGTTGAGCTCTGCAGCGATCACCTACGTCACCCTCGAGACAATCATTCCCGCCATCGTGTTACCCCTCATGGCTTGTGTAGCAACTCTCCATATTTCGCGGATGAATCCCGCTATGGTTGAGGAATGACCTCGATCACGCACACCATCAGTGAAATCCAAAAACTTACCCATCAAGCTATTGCCGACGGCCGCCCCATCGTCTTAATTCCCACCATGGGAGCACTCCACGAAGGCCACCTTTCACTCGTGGATACCGCCTATTCTTTAGAGCTCGACAATCCCTTCGTGGTCATGAGTATCTTTGTTAACCCCCTCCAATTTGCAGCAGGGGAGGATCTGGATTCCTACCCGCGCACTCTTGATGCCGACGCCGCAAAGCTTGCCGCACACAACCATCAGGTTCACGCCATCTTCGCTCCCAGCCCAGCCGAGATGTACCCCCTAGGTCCACGCACCACCATCACACCAGGTGCCGCAGCGCTTCTCTTTGAGGGCGCTACCCGCCCCACGCACTTCGCCGGCGTACTCACCGTGGTAAACAAACTCTTCCAGATCACGCAGTGCCAGCACGCCATCTTCGGCGAAAAGGACTTCCAACAGCTCGCGTTGATTCGGCAGATGGTGGCGGATTTCAACCTTCCTGTCCACGTACACGGCAGCCCCCTCATGCGCGATCATGATGGGGTGGCGCTCAGTTCCCGCAATGCTTATCTCAGCGATACTGAGCGCGTTGAGGCGCGACGTATCTCAGTGGCGTTGCACCAAGCGGCAATGTTTCACGTGAAACATGACATTATTGCAGCCGCCGCCAACGCAATGGCCGGAATGGACATCGACTACATCGATGTTGTCGCACCCGATTTCAGCGAGCCCACAGCAGGCAATGAACTCTACGGCGACGCGCGACTTATCACCGCCGTCAAAGTAGGAAACATCCGACTGCTGGACAACATGGCGGTGAACGTCGAAAAGCCCAACGCTTAGAAGGTGTGCTCCTCAGCGGGGAAGCGGCGTGCCTCTACATCCTTCCGATAGATCCGCGCCGCGCAAGTAAGCTGCGAACCAACCTCCGCATATGTCTTAACAAAACGAGCACGATGATCACCCTTAGGAAGGTTCGCAATATCGTGCCATACCAGCACTTGGGCGTCGGTAGCATTGCCGGCACCAATCCCAATCACAGGAATCGGGGAGCGGGCAGTAAGCTCCGCCGCAAGATCCGCCGGAACCATCTCAAACACCACCATCTCTGCACCCGCCTCCACGACAGCATCCACATCAGCCGTCAGCTTCTCCGCGCCGCGCTGCACCTTAAAACCAGAAAGCTGATTCATCGACTGCGGGGTAAAACCTAGGTGCGCGCACACCGGAACCCCTGCGTCTGTAATAGCGCGAATCCGCGACGCCATCCGAACGCCACCTTCAAGCTTGACCACGTGAGCACCAGTTCGGCGCACCATCTCCGTGGCACTGCGCACCGCCTGCTCGTCACTCGCCTCGTAGGTGCCGAACGGAAGGTCAGCAACCACCATCGCAGGACCCGCACCGCGCACCACCGCCGCCGTGAGCATGACCAACTCCTCAAAGCTCACCTGGTTAGTTCCGGAATATCCCAGCATTGTGTTGGCCGCAGAATCTCCTACGAGGAAAACCTCGATACCCGCGTCCACAAATGCGCGAGTG
This window encodes:
- a CDS encoding YbaN family protein, whose product is MIKPLLLAIGCVSVTLGVAGVILPLVPTTPFLLLAGICFAKSSDRFHTWLMEHHILGPYIHNWRNRQMTSKDKVRTVAAIWVSMLSSAAITYVTLETIIPAIVLPLMACVATLHISRMNPAMVEE
- the panC gene encoding pantoate--beta-alanine ligase — translated: MTSITHTISEIQKLTHQAIADGRPIVLIPTMGALHEGHLSLVDTAYSLELDNPFVVMSIFVNPLQFAAGEDLDSYPRTLDADAAKLAAHNHQVHAIFAPSPAEMYPLGPRTTITPGAAALLFEGATRPTHFAGVLTVVNKLFQITQCQHAIFGEKDFQQLALIRQMVADFNLPVHVHGSPLMRDHDGVALSSRNAYLSDTERVEARRISVALHQAAMFHVKHDIIAAAANAMAGMDIDYIDVVAPDFSEPTAGNELYGDARLITAVKVGNIRLLDNMAVNVEKPNA
- the panB gene encoding 3-methyl-2-oxobutanoate hydroxymethyltransferase, translated to MTRAVRLQDLRDYKKNNRPWAMLTTYDYSTTRAFVDAGIEVFLVGDSAANTMLGYSGTNQVSFEELVMLTAAVVRGAGPAMVVADLPFGTYEASDEQAVRSATEMVRRTGAHVVKLEGGVRMASRIRAITDAGVPVCAHLGFTPQSMNQLSGFKVQRGAEKLTADVDAVVEAGAEMVVFEMVPADLAAELTARSPIPVIGIGAGNATDAQVLVWHDIANLPKGDHRARFVKTYAEVGSQLTCAARIYRKDVEARRFPAEEHTF